Proteins encoded by one window of Blautia luti:
- a CDS encoding class I SAM-dependent methyltransferase, translating into MKNLKEYLEEQINENLIQGVLSGNKTGSGPSKVKIRPVMLKGSICYQASATEGPKVFHKNYDRQQLIGYLETEITGRFSQFQTQGRMLDGVVLVSKKGRMTIKEKHHETREPVQIQAHNRVKQYILKEGVPVPFLIDLGVMNEKGKIITSRYDKFRQINRFLEFVEDILPAFSREKEITILDFGCGKSYLTFAMYYYLRELKNYDVNIIGLDLKTDVIHKCNFLAEKYGYDKLHFYQGDIAEYEGVSSVDMVVTLHACDTATDFALAKAVEWGARVILSVPCCQHEVNKQIRNEMLEPVLRYGILKERMSALITDAVRANLLESKGYETQILEFIDMEHTPKNLLIRAVKTGRECPKEKTDLMMSELNIHPSLDRLLYPDRTEGGQV; encoded by the coding sequence ATGAAAAATTTAAAAGAATATTTAGAAGAACAGATAAATGAAAACCTGATCCAGGGAGTTCTGAGCGGTAACAAAACCGGCAGCGGTCCATCCAAGGTGAAGATCCGTCCGGTAATGCTCAAGGGCAGCATCTGCTATCAGGCATCTGCCACAGAGGGACCGAAAGTGTTCCACAAAAATTACGACAGACAGCAGCTGATCGGGTACCTGGAAACAGAGATCACAGGGCGCTTCAGCCAGTTTCAGACACAGGGAAGAATGCTGGACGGAGTAGTTCTTGTGAGTAAAAAAGGCAGAATGACCATAAAGGAAAAGCACCATGAGACTAGGGAACCGGTGCAGATCCAGGCACATAACCGTGTGAAACAATATATTCTGAAGGAAGGCGTACCGGTTCCATTTCTCATAGATCTGGGAGTTATGAATGAAAAGGGGAAGATCATTACTTCCCGATATGACAAATTCCGCCAGATCAATCGTTTCCTGGAATTTGTGGAAGATATACTTCCGGCATTTTCCCGTGAGAAAGAGATCACAATTCTGGATTTCGGATGCGGCAAGAGTTATCTCACATTTGCCATGTATTATTATCTGAGAGAACTTAAGAATTATGATGTGAATATCATAGGACTTGACCTGAAGACTGATGTGATTCATAAATGTAATTTCCTGGCTGAGAAATACGGATATGACAAACTGCATTTCTATCAGGGGGACATTGCAGAATATGAAGGGGTATCTTCGGTAGATATGGTGGTAACCCTGCATGCGTGTGATACAGCTACAGATTTCGCACTTGCGAAGGCTGTAGAATGGGGAGCCAGGGTAATCCTCTCTGTTCCGTGTTGCCAGCATGAAGTAAACAAGCAGATCAGGAATGAGATGCTTGAGCCGGTACTGCGCTACGGAATCCTGAAAGAGAGAATGTCCGCACTGATCACAGATGCAGTTCGTGCCAATCTTCTGGAAAGCAAAGGATATGAAACACAGATCCTTGAATTTATTGACATGGAACATACCCCGAAGAATCTGCTCATCCGCGCCGTAAAAACCGGCAGGGAATGCCCGAAAGAGAAAACTGATCTCATGATGAGCGAGCTGAACATACACCCTTCCCTGGATAGGCTTTTGTACCCTGATCGAACAGAAGGGGGACAGGTATGA
- the galT gene encoding UDP-glucose--hexose-1-phosphate uridylyltransferase — MLYEDIKKLVQYGIETGITPACEKNYTTNLLLDVFSEDEYVEPEQEYSNIDLEEVLNGLLDEAVKRGLIQDSVVYRDLFDTKLMNCLMPRPAQVQKEFWDKYEKDPEEATDYFYKLSQDSNYIRRYRVKKDQKWTVNSEYGEIDITINLSKPEKDPKAIAAAKLVKSSSYPKCLLCPENEGYAGRVNHPARENHRIIPITVNDSPWGFQYSPYVYYNEHCIVFNSRHVPMKIERNTFIKLFGFVKLFPHYFLGSNADLPIVGGSILSHDHFQGGHYTFAMAKAPIEKRVTIPGYEDVEAGIVKWPLSVLRIRHKDEKRLIDLATHVLEVWRGYTDEAAFIFAETEGEPHNTITPIARKVGDTFELDLTLRNNITTEEHPLGVYHPHAQYHHIKKENIGLIEVMGLAVLPARLKEELELLGEYILEGKDISSNEKIKKHAAWVAEVLPKYKNLDKDNIQDVLRQEVGHVFVHVLEDAGVYKCTPEGREAFMRFIDNL, encoded by the coding sequence ATGTTATACGAAGATATTAAGAAACTTGTGCAGTACGGAATAGAAACAGGTATTACACCTGCCTGTGAGAAAAATTATACTACAAATCTTCTTCTGGATGTTTTTTCAGAAGATGAATATGTAGAACCGGAACAGGAATACAGCAATATTGATCTGGAAGAGGTATTAAACGGACTTCTGGATGAAGCAGTAAAAAGAGGTCTGATCCAGGACAGTGTTGTATACCGTGATCTTTTTGACACAAAGCTGATGAACTGTCTGATGCCCCGTCCGGCTCAGGTCCAGAAGGAATTCTGGGACAAATATGAGAAAGATCCTGAAGAGGCTACAGATTATTTCTATAAACTCAGCCAGGACAGCAATTATATCCGCCGCTATCGTGTAAAAAAAGACCAGAAATGGACAGTAAACAGTGAGTACGGCGAGATTGATATCACCATCAACCTGTCAAAACCGGAAAAGGATCCGAAAGCCATCGCAGCAGCGAAGCTTGTGAAGTCCAGCAGTTATCCGAAATGTCTTCTCTGTCCGGAGAATGAGGGATATGCAGGAAGAGTCAATCATCCGGCAAGAGAGAACCATCGTATCATCCCTATTACAGTAAACGACAGTCCATGGGGCTTCCAGTATTCTCCGTATGTATATTATAATGAGCACTGCATCGTATTTAACAGCAGACATGTACCTATGAAGATTGAGAGAAATACGTTTATCAAACTGTTTGGTTTCGTGAAACTGTTCCCACATTATTTCCTGGGTTCCAATGCAGATCTTCCTATCGTAGGCGGATCTATCTTAAGCCACGATCATTTCCAGGGCGGTCATTACACTTTCGCAATGGCCAAGGCACCTATTGAGAAGAGAGTGACAATTCCGGGATATGAGGATGTGGAAGCAGGTATTGTCAAATGGCCGCTTTCTGTATTGAGGATCCGCCATAAAGATGAGAAACGCCTGATCGATCTGGCTACCCATGTGCTGGAGGTGTGGAGAGGTTACACAGATGAAGCTGCATTTATCTTTGCAGAGACAGAAGGAGAACCTCACAACACCATCACTCCGATCGCACGTAAGGTGGGAGACACCTTTGAACTGGATCTGACTCTGAGAAACAATATTACCACAGAGGAGCATCCGCTGGGTGTATATCATCCTCATGCACAGTATCATCATATTAAGAAAGAGAACATTGGTCTGATCGAGGTTATGGGACTTGCCGTACTTCCGGCCAGACTGAAAGAAGAACTGGAACTTCTGGGTGAATATATCCTGGAAGGAAAAGATATTTCTTCTAATGAGAAGATCAAGAAACATGCTGCATGGGTAGCAGAGGTTCTGCCGAAATATAAGAATCTGGATAAAGACAATATCCAGGATGTGCTCCGCCAGGAAGTTGGACATGTATTTGTCCATGTTCTGGAGGATGCCGGTGTATATAAATGCACTCCGGAAGGCAGAGAGGCATTTATGAGATTCATTGACAATCTGTAA